A genomic region of Cannabis sativa cultivar Pink pepper isolate KNU-18-1 chromosome 1, ASM2916894v1, whole genome shotgun sequence contains the following coding sequences:
- the LOC115705215 gene encoding casein kinase 1-like protein 3 isoform X2 — MDRIVGGKFKLGRKIGSGSFGEIFLATNIDTFEIVAVKIENSKTKHPQLIYEAKLYITLQGGSGIPGIKWSGVDGEENVLVLDLLGPSLEDLFVYCGRKFSLKTVVMLADQMITRIEYVHSKGYLHRDIKPDNFLMGLGRKANQVYIIDFGLAKRYRDSTTNRHIPYRENKNLTGTARYASCNTHLGIEQSRRDDLESLGYVLLYFLRGSLPWQGLKAATKKQKYDKICEKKLSTPIEVLCKSHPVEFASYFHYCHSLTFDQRPDYGFLKRLFRDLFAREGYEFDYIFDWTIIKYQQAQKNKTQARLSPAHGGSNNHSMQMDTVAGAANVSYSPEVTDRIRSTNATGPSIRMQFKQPATKNLSYDNPLEKNLVSDVYTPSSSHALAGTSRRHVHKSVLPAEAANSGHESGNKVGHSSSWISSLQRVSSAK, encoded by the exons ATGGACAGGATCGTTGGCGGCAAATTCAAGCTCGGCCGGAAAATCGGTAGCGGCTCGTTTGGTGAAATATTTCTTG CTACGAATATCGACACATTCGAGATCGTTGCTGTCAAGATT GAAAATAGCAAAACAAAGCATCCCCAATTAATATACGAGGCCAAGCTATACATTACTCTTCAAGGAGGAA GTGGCATTCCGGGCATAAAATGGTCTGGCGTAGATGGGGAGGAAAATGTGCTTGTTCTTGATTTGCTGGGACCTAGTTTGGAGGATTTGTTTGTGTATTGTGGaaggaaattttcattaaaGACAGTCGTAATGTTGGCCGATCAGATG ATTACGAGGATAGAGTATGTGCATTCAAAAGGATATTTGCATAGAGACATAAAACCAGACAACTTCCTCATGGGTCTTGGTCGGAAAGCAAATCAG GTTTACATAATTGATTTCGGACTTGCAAAAAGATATAGGGATTCAACAACCAATCGTCACATTCCTTACAG GGAGAACAAAAACTTAACAGGGACTGCGAGATATGCAAGCTGCAATACACATCTTGGAATTG AGCAAAGTCGAAGGGATGATTTAGAGTCACTTGGATATGTACTTCTGTATTTCTTGAGAGGAAG cCTTCCATGGCAGGGTTTAAAAGCTGCTACAAAAAAGCAAAAATATGACAAGATATGCGAAAAGAAGTTATCAACTCCCATTGAG GTTCTATGTAAATCTCATCCTGTGGAGTTCGCATCATATTTCCATTATTGCCACTCATTGACATTTGATCAAAGACCTGATTATGGATTCCTGAAGCGGCTATTCCGTGATTTGTTTGCTCGTGAAG GATATGAATTTGATTACATATTTGACTGGACTATCATAAAATACCAGCAggcacaaaaaaataaaacacaagcTCGATTGTCT CCAGCTCATGGAGGCAGCAATAATCATTCAATGCAAATGGATACAG TGGCTGGAGCTGCTAATGTTTCTTACTCACCGGAGGTCACAGATCGCATTCGATCTACCAACGCTACTGGTCCTAGCATTCGCATGCAATTTAAACAGCCAGCGACAAAGAATTTGAGTTATGATAATCCTCTCGAAAAGAAT CTTGTCAGTGATGTGTATACGCCATCTTCTTCTCATGCACTTGCTGGAACCTCAAGAAGACATGTTCATAAATCTGTTTTGCCTGCTGAAGCTGCAAATTCTGGTCATGAAAGTGGTAATAAAGTGGGTCATTCAAGTAGCTGGATTTCATCTCTTCAACGTGTCTCTTCTGCCAAGTGA
- the LOC115705215 gene encoding casein kinase 1-like protein 3 isoform X1 — translation MDRIVGGKFKLGRKIGSGSFGEIFLATNIDTFEIVAVKIENSKTKHPQLIYEAKLYITLQGGSGIPGIKWSGVDGEENVLVLDLLGPSLEDLFVYCGRKFSLKTVVMLADQMITRIEYVHSKGYLHRDIKPDNFLMGLGRKANQVYIIDFGLAKRYRDSTTNRHIPYRENKNLTGTARYASCNTHLGIEQSRRDDLESLGYVLLYFLRGSLPWQGLKAATKKQKYDKICEKKLSTPIEVLCKSHPVEFASYFHYCHSLTFDQRPDYGFLKRLFRDLFAREGYEFDYIFDWTIIKYQQAQKNKTQARLSPAHGGSNNHSMQMDTGSHQVAGAANVSYSPEVTDRIRSTNATGPSIRMQFKQPATKNLSYDNPLEKNLVSDVYTPSSSHALAGTSRRHVHKSVLPAEAANSGHESGNKVGHSSSWISSLQRVSSAK, via the exons ATGGACAGGATCGTTGGCGGCAAATTCAAGCTCGGCCGGAAAATCGGTAGCGGCTCGTTTGGTGAAATATTTCTTG CTACGAATATCGACACATTCGAGATCGTTGCTGTCAAGATT GAAAATAGCAAAACAAAGCATCCCCAATTAATATACGAGGCCAAGCTATACATTACTCTTCAAGGAGGAA GTGGCATTCCGGGCATAAAATGGTCTGGCGTAGATGGGGAGGAAAATGTGCTTGTTCTTGATTTGCTGGGACCTAGTTTGGAGGATTTGTTTGTGTATTGTGGaaggaaattttcattaaaGACAGTCGTAATGTTGGCCGATCAGATG ATTACGAGGATAGAGTATGTGCATTCAAAAGGATATTTGCATAGAGACATAAAACCAGACAACTTCCTCATGGGTCTTGGTCGGAAAGCAAATCAG GTTTACATAATTGATTTCGGACTTGCAAAAAGATATAGGGATTCAACAACCAATCGTCACATTCCTTACAG GGAGAACAAAAACTTAACAGGGACTGCGAGATATGCAAGCTGCAATACACATCTTGGAATTG AGCAAAGTCGAAGGGATGATTTAGAGTCACTTGGATATGTACTTCTGTATTTCTTGAGAGGAAG cCTTCCATGGCAGGGTTTAAAAGCTGCTACAAAAAAGCAAAAATATGACAAGATATGCGAAAAGAAGTTATCAACTCCCATTGAG GTTCTATGTAAATCTCATCCTGTGGAGTTCGCATCATATTTCCATTATTGCCACTCATTGACATTTGATCAAAGACCTGATTATGGATTCCTGAAGCGGCTATTCCGTGATTTGTTTGCTCGTGAAG GATATGAATTTGATTACATATTTGACTGGACTATCATAAAATACCAGCAggcacaaaaaaataaaacacaagcTCGATTGTCT CCAGCTCATGGAGGCAGCAATAATCATTCAATGCAAATGGATACAGGTAGTCACCAAG TGGCTGGAGCTGCTAATGTTTCTTACTCACCGGAGGTCACAGATCGCATTCGATCTACCAACGCTACTGGTCCTAGCATTCGCATGCAATTTAAACAGCCAGCGACAAAGAATTTGAGTTATGATAATCCTCTCGAAAAGAAT CTTGTCAGTGATGTGTATACGCCATCTTCTTCTCATGCACTTGCTGGAACCTCAAGAAGACATGTTCATAAATCTGTTTTGCCTGCTGAAGCTGCAAATTCTGGTCATGAAAGTGGTAATAAAGTGGGTCATTCAAGTAGCTGGATTTCATCTCTTCAACGTGTCTCTTCTGCCAAGTGA